A single Paenibacillus sp. FSL R5-0517 DNA region contains:
- a CDS encoding efflux RND transporter permease subunit yields the protein MKGIINFSLNNKFAIWILTIIISFAGLYSGLTMKQETIPNINVPFLNVTAIDPGAAPEGIVEDVTKPLEVKLRNVDGVKTVTSTSMENAASITLEFDYGTDLTNATATVREALNEVQLPDSVQKPTISKFSINSFPVVSLSLSDKDGGDLEQLTRLVESDIQPALEDIEGVAQVQVSGQYVKEVQLKFDQAKMAELGLTEDTVNGIVQGSSIRVPLGLFELDKSQKAVVVDGNIVDIDDLKNLAIPVVPGGAGASAGNGSSAAPQGSGAPTGEGSAAGDAAQGTAPGSAQGTDPTAGQAAGGNASVGSPSGAANAPGIPTVKLSEIAKIEVIGQAESISRTDGKESIGISVVKSNDANTVDVVNAVKDKAEELQKQFKNADLTVLLDQGKPIQDSVNTMLGKAVFGALFAILIILLFLRNIRSTIISIISIPLSLLMALTALNIMDITLNMMTLGAMTVAIGRVVDDSIVVIENIYRRLTLKGERLKGRELVREATREMFIPILSSTIVTIAVFLPLALVSGMVGELFLPFALTMVFALLASLIVAITIVPMLAHSLFRKGIKNKQNHEEKPGKMAEGYKRLLNWTLSHKLITVSIAVILLVGSLFLYPFIGASFLPEQQDKYVTITYNPQTGALREDVEKEALVAEKWLLKQPGLEKMQYSIGGSNPLSSMGGGSSNSALFYIEYNKDTKDFTNVKEQLVEGLKKEVTVGTWNELDMSGGLGGSGLSLSIYGDNVEQLKPVSDEILKLVEADTDNFEKADTTLADTYGQYTLVADQEKLSSLGLTAGQLAMALSPVRERPVLTEVDIDNKTYKVYVETDDKTFSSIQEIEDETVTSPLGIQVPIKDVAKVEEGTSPNSIMQIDGKVVVQVTANILASDVTKASSSLQAEIDKLDLPDGVEVKFGGTTEQINDTFTQLGLAMLAAIAIVYFVLVVTFGGGLAPFAILFSLPFTVIGIMVGLFIAGGTLDVSAMMGGLMLIGIVVTNAIVLIDRVIHKEKEGMPTREALLEAGATRLRPILMTALATIGALLPLVTGLEESAGIISKGLGITVIGGLISSTLLTLVIVPIVYEFLMKFKKKRIED from the coding sequence ATGAAAGGTATTATTAATTTTTCACTGAACAACAAGTTTGCGATCTGGATTCTGACAATCATCATCTCATTCGCAGGTTTGTACAGCGGATTGACGATGAAGCAAGAGACCATTCCGAACATCAACGTACCGTTTCTGAATGTCACTGCCATTGATCCGGGGGCTGCACCGGAGGGAATTGTTGAAGATGTCACGAAGCCGCTGGAAGTAAAACTGCGGAATGTTGATGGCGTTAAGACGGTTACCTCCACGTCCATGGAGAATGCAGCATCCATCACACTCGAATTCGATTATGGAACAGATCTGACCAACGCAACGGCAACCGTTCGTGAGGCACTGAATGAAGTACAACTGCCTGACAGCGTACAGAAGCCGACCATTTCCAAGTTCAGCATTAACTCGTTCCCGGTTGTATCTCTAAGCCTGTCCGACAAGGACGGTGGTGACCTGGAACAATTGACCCGACTGGTTGAATCGGATATTCAGCCTGCACTCGAAGACATTGAAGGTGTAGCTCAGGTTCAGGTGTCAGGTCAATATGTAAAAGAAGTTCAATTGAAGTTTGATCAAGCCAAAATGGCCGAGCTGGGCCTAACGGAAGACACGGTAAACGGCATTGTTCAAGGTTCATCCATTCGTGTGCCCCTGGGACTGTTCGAACTGGATAAATCCCAGAAAGCCGTTGTCGTAGATGGCAACATCGTCGACATCGATGATCTGAAAAACCTTGCCATTCCAGTCGTACCCGGCGGTGCCGGCGCTTCTGCAGGCAATGGCTCAAGCGCAGCTCCACAAGGCTCTGGAGCACCAACAGGTGAAGGCTCCGCGGCTGGTGATGCAGCTCAAGGTACAGCTCCTGGCTCTGCACAAGGAACAGACCCTACCGCAGGCCAAGCTGCTGGCGGTAACGCCAGTGTAGGTAGTCCTTCTGGTGCTGCCAATGCGCCGGGCATTCCAACTGTAAAACTAAGTGAAATTGCCAAGATCGAAGTCATCGGTCAAGCGGAATCCATTTCCCGGACAGACGGCAAGGAATCCATCGGTATTTCCGTTGTAAAATCCAACGATGCCAACACGGTTGATGTCGTGAATGCAGTCAAAGACAAAGCGGAAGAATTGCAGAAGCAGTTCAAAAACGCAGACCTGACTGTGCTTCTCGACCAAGGTAAACCGATCCAAGACTCGGTGAACACGATGCTGGGCAAAGCTGTTTTCGGTGCTTTGTTTGCCATCCTGATCATCTTGCTGTTCCTACGTAATATTCGTTCAACCATTATCTCCATTATCTCGATCCCGCTCTCCTTGCTCATGGCATTGACTGCGCTCAATATCATGGATATTACCTTGAACATGATGACACTGGGTGCCATGACGGTTGCCATCGGACGGGTTGTCGATGACTCCATCGTTGTTATCGAGAACATCTACCGCAGATTAACACTCAAAGGAGAGAGACTGAAAGGCCGTGAACTGGTCCGCGAAGCAACGCGTGAGATGTTCATTCCCATTCTTTCTTCCACGATCGTAACGATTGCGGTATTCCTGCCACTGGCATTGGTAAGCGGTATGGTGGGCGAGCTGTTCCTGCCATTTGCACTGACCATGGTATTTGCCTTGCTGGCATCCCTGATCGTTGCCATTACCATCGTGCCGATGCTTGCGCATTCCCTGTTCCGTAAAGGAATCAAAAACAAGCAGAATCACGAAGAAAAACCAGGCAAGATGGCGGAAGGTTACAAACGCCTGCTGAACTGGACCCTGTCACACAAACTCATTACGGTCAGTATTGCAGTGATCCTGCTGGTCGGCAGTTTGTTCCTGTACCCATTCATCGGTGCAAGCTTCTTGCCGGAACAACAGGATAAATATGTGACAATTACGTACAACCCGCAAACCGGAGCTTTGCGTGAAGATGTAGAAAAAGAAGCACTTGTTGCCGAGAAGTGGTTGCTGAAACAACCGGGTCTGGAGAAAATGCAATATTCCATCGGTGGAAGCAATCCACTGAGCAGTATGGGTGGCGGCAGCTCCAACTCGGCTCTCTTCTATATCGAATATAACAAAGATACAAAAGACTTCACCAACGTGAAGGAACAGCTTGTCGAAGGATTGAAAAAAGAAGTTACCGTAGGAACCTGGAATGAGCTCGACATGTCCGGCGGTCTGGGTGGCAGTGGCTTGAGCCTATCCATCTATGGCGATAATGTAGAGCAGCTCAAACCTGTATCGGACGAAATTCTGAAACTGGTTGAAGCGGATACGGATAATTTTGAAAAAGCAGACACCACACTCGCTGACACTTACGGGCAATATACGCTCGTGGCAGATCAGGAGAAACTAAGTTCCTTGGGCCTGACTGCTGGCCAACTGGCCATGGCATTGAGCCCGGTACGGGAACGCCCTGTGCTCACGGAAGTTGATATTGATAACAAAACGTATAAAGTGTATGTAGAGACAGACGATAAAACATTTAGCAGCATTCAAGAGATTGAGGATGAAACCGTCACTTCACCGCTTGGCATCCAAGTACCAATCAAAGATGTTGCCAAAGTGGAAGAAGGCACCTCCCCGAACTCCATCATGCAAATTGATGGTAAGGTAGTTGTACAAGTGACAGCCAACATCCTGGCTTCGGATGTAACGAAGGCTTCAAGTAGCTTACAGGCTGAGATCGACAAGTTGGATCTGCCTGACGGCGTTGAAGTGAAGTTCGGCGGTACAACCGAACAGATTAATGATACCTTTACTCAGCTTGGTCTCGCCATGCTGGCAGCCATCGCCATTGTATACTTCGTGCTTGTTGTAACGTTCGGCGGCGGTTTGGCACCATTCGCCATCCTGTTCTCCCTGCCATTTACGGTGATTGGTATTATGGTAGGTCTGTTCATCGCTGGGGGTACACTTGACGTCTCCGCCATGATGGGTGGACTGATGCTTATCGGGATCGTAGTCACCAACGCCATCGTGTTGATCGACCGAGTTATTCACAAGGAAAAAGAGGGTATGCCTACCCGTGAAGCCTTGCTGGAAGCCGGTGCAACACGTCTGCGTCCAATTCTGATGACCGCTCTCGCAACCATCGGCGCCCTGTTGCCATTGGTTACAGGTCTCGAAGAAAGTGCGGGGATCATCTCCAAAGGACTCGGAATTACCGTAATCGGCGGTCTGATCAGCTCCACGCTGCTTACGCTGGTTATCGTACCGATTGTGTATGAGTTCCTGATGAAATTCAAAAAGAAAAGAATTGAAGATTAA
- a CDS encoding PucR family transcriptional regulator ligand-binding domain-containing protein: protein MGETTLHIQVRDMLKRPVFRKAEVLASDRALERYVRWVHIMEVPEVGDLLNGGELVLTTGIGWQEGEQQGLSFLRQLIARGAAGLCMELGDHTKSQLGAMKEIAVAADFPLIWFHEQVRYIDITQDLHFTLIRSHQRMIAELDNLTTSFNQLLLNGDGVQPLLRLLSRTTGCAVALYPLEGEASSVPYCSPEQLETRRQDWFLQRGRSDQVDISKEAPLTRNACHLFYLPVQALDYTFADLVLMHQKLPEHDSNIPINPSDEFVIQALERCAAAIAQDWMRTKYMEEKRRYKEDMWVIDWLNGHHSTKEIHEYVSTVNPLLATSKANIILFDSNPAYTDSLRLQKILIQRNIVARSVFARENFTLYSTVLNHQIILIILDPLPGSQRKSSLWRCIEQLQQHEQEQTHRLFSGLFAIGHSCANLSRLKESLESAKETLRIQKDIGEMQQPFYSNLHCYRIIANMKQSGNLEDFIEEYLGPLIRYDMEKGGQLLRTLKQYFVLCCSKQETATALYIVRQTLYHRLDKIEALLGEDYILPEKRVAIELAIYAYEYVHGPIA, encoded by the coding sequence GTGGGGGAGACTACGCTTCATATTCAAGTCAGAGACATGTTAAAACGTCCCGTGTTTCGCAAGGCAGAGGTTCTGGCCAGTGATCGTGCGCTGGAGCGGTATGTTCGCTGGGTTCATATTATGGAAGTGCCTGAGGTAGGGGACTTGCTCAATGGCGGGGAATTGGTGCTGACGACAGGCATTGGCTGGCAGGAAGGTGAGCAGCAAGGTCTGTCTTTCCTGCGTCAGTTAATTGCACGCGGGGCTGCCGGACTCTGCATGGAACTGGGGGATCACACCAAGTCACAGCTCGGTGCCATGAAAGAAATTGCAGTGGCAGCGGATTTCCCGTTGATCTGGTTCCACGAACAAGTCCGTTATATTGATATTACACAAGACCTGCATTTCACCCTGATTCGCAGTCATCAGCGGATGATCGCCGAACTCGATAATCTCACCACCTCGTTTAACCAACTTCTTCTGAATGGAGATGGCGTACAACCCTTACTTCGATTGCTATCACGAACAACCGGATGTGCCGTGGCGTTATACCCACTTGAAGGGGAAGCAAGTAGCGTTCCCTATTGCTCGCCAGAGCAGCTGGAGACTCGGCGGCAGGATTGGTTTTTGCAGCGAGGACGATCGGATCAAGTAGATATTTCGAAGGAAGCCCCACTAACCAGGAACGCTTGCCATCTATTCTATCTGCCTGTTCAGGCGTTGGACTACACCTTTGCCGACCTTGTGCTGATGCACCAAAAACTGCCGGAGCATGATTCAAATATACCCATCAATCCCTCGGATGAATTCGTCATTCAGGCACTGGAACGTTGCGCGGCAGCGATTGCCCAAGACTGGATGCGAACCAAATACATGGAAGAGAAACGTCGCTACAAAGAAGATATGTGGGTCATTGACTGGCTTAACGGACATCACTCCACGAAGGAAATCCATGAATATGTCTCCACGGTCAATCCCCTTCTTGCAACGAGCAAAGCGAACATCATCCTATTCGACAGCAACCCCGCATACACAGACAGTCTCAGACTCCAGAAGATATTAATCCAACGCAACATCGTCGCCCGTTCCGTGTTCGCCCGGGAGAACTTCACCCTCTACAGCACCGTTCTGAACCACCAGATCATTCTTATCATTCTCGACCCACTACCTGGATCTCAGCGCAAAAGCAGTCTCTGGCGCTGCATCGAACAATTGCAGCAGCACGAGCAGGAACAGACCCATCGTCTCTTCTCAGGTCTGTTCGCTATCGGTCATAGCTGCGCGAATCTCTCCCGTCTAAAGGAAAGCCTGGAATCCGCAAAAGAGACACTGCGGATTCAGAAGGATATCGGCGAGATGCAGCAGCCCTTTTACAGTAATCTTCATTGTTATCGCATCATTGCCAACATGAAGCAGAGCGGTAATCTGGAAGATTTTATTGAAGAATATCTGGGCCCTCTTATCCGTTACGATATGGAGAAAGGAGGCCAATTACTGCGCACACTCAAGCAATATTTCGTATTGTGCTGTTCCAAGCAAGAGACGGCTACCGCTCTTTATATTGTCAGACAGACACTCTATCACCGTTTGGACAAAATCGAAGCGCTTCTGGGAGAAGATTATATCCTCCCCGAAAAGCGAGTTGCGATTGAGCTCGCGATCTATGCTTATGAGTATGTTCATGGCCCGATCGCATGA